A single region of the Mycobacterium lentiflavum genome encodes:
- a CDS encoding FUSC family protein, with translation MLHYERARNWWIGSDPGLLRLRMATRTTAALACSLGVLFVLTRATGQPLTVALLGVVITMIAARSVNEPDPRQQRITMALLPVPAALSITAAAVLAPYPVAADAVFVAVVFAAVYVRRFGPRGRALGMVAFMAFFFTLYLRASLSELPWMIGAVVVGTVCTFVMSTYVMPDRPERVLRATIRALRARMAILVGTTAEAVRTGRLDERRRRHMRARTIRLNETALMVQGQIEDYADPAVLWPGVTSQQLAPWLFDAELAIEWVANAGRTVTAVAAENPTAIPDGTRLELVGALDELARAIRIPAPGRLQQAANRAQRILDQQPGPTADDDAGEFAVRRLALAIINAANATAEVRAIVEHATTGAVSGPGSTEPPEPDDAQDDPQEDNAVAEKADGGLPQTTRQAIQVTIAASLAIITGELVSPARWFWAVIAAFVIFAGTNSWGETLTKGWQRLFGTMLGVPCGMLAATLFAGDKTASLAAIFVCLFCAFYFMPVTYSLMTFWITTTLALLYGLMGQFSVGVLMLRIEETAIGAVIGVTVAILVLPTNTRTAIRDDTRAFLQALDSLIEISTATMFGEDEAVSPTAQARELDRNLQQFRITAKPLLAGVAGLAGRRSIRRGLRIFTACDRYGRSLARSSERYQDTVGSQQLAFELGRAFTAAADQTRHNIDALIALVDGATAVTVDSTTDALDAAEALARHQDGEDGPHPDTRRFLTAVHALRQIERAIITAATNLGAHDTPKLSGSTTS, from the coding sequence ATGTTGCACTACGAGCGAGCGCGAAATTGGTGGATCGGCTCCGATCCTGGACTGCTGCGGCTGCGGATGGCGACTCGCACGACGGCCGCGCTGGCCTGCTCGCTGGGGGTGCTGTTCGTGCTGACTCGGGCGACGGGGCAGCCGCTGACCGTCGCGTTGCTGGGCGTCGTGATCACGATGATCGCGGCCCGATCGGTCAACGAACCGGATCCACGTCAACAGCGCATCACGATGGCGCTGCTGCCGGTGCCCGCGGCCCTGTCCATCACCGCCGCCGCGGTGCTCGCCCCATACCCGGTGGCCGCCGACGCCGTGTTCGTGGCGGTCGTCTTCGCCGCGGTCTACGTCCGTCGCTTCGGGCCTCGCGGCCGGGCGCTCGGCATGGTCGCGTTTATGGCCTTTTTCTTCACGTTGTATCTGCGAGCAAGCCTTTCGGAGTTGCCGTGGATGATCGGCGCCGTGGTGGTGGGAACGGTGTGCACGTTCGTGATGAGCACCTACGTCATGCCCGATCGGCCAGAACGCGTGCTGCGCGCCACAATTCGGGCGCTGCGTGCGCGGATGGCCATCCTGGTCGGCACCACGGCCGAGGCGGTTCGTACCGGCCGGCTCGACGAACGGCGCCGACGCCACATGCGGGCCCGCACGATTCGGCTCAACGAGACCGCGCTGATGGTGCAGGGCCAGATCGAGGATTACGCCGATCCCGCCGTCCTGTGGCCTGGAGTCACCAGCCAGCAACTGGCGCCGTGGTTGTTCGACGCCGAACTCGCGATCGAATGGGTCGCCAATGCCGGGCGGACCGTGACAGCCGTCGCCGCGGAGAATCCCACCGCCATCCCGGACGGCACCCGCCTCGAACTGGTCGGGGCGCTCGACGAACTCGCGCGAGCGATCCGGATTCCGGCGCCCGGCCGTCTGCAGCAGGCCGCGAATCGCGCGCAGCGGATCCTCGACCAGCAGCCCGGGCCCACCGCCGACGACGACGCCGGCGAATTCGCGGTGCGCCGCCTTGCGCTGGCAATCATCAACGCCGCCAACGCAACTGCTGAAGTCCGCGCGATCGTCGAGCACGCCACCACCGGTGCCGTGTCCGGCCCCGGCAGCACCGAGCCGCCCGAACCGGACGACGCACAAGACGACCCGCAAGAAGACAACGCCGTTGCCGAAAAGGCCGACGGTGGGCTGCCGCAGACCACCCGGCAAGCCATCCAGGTGACGATCGCCGCGTCGTTGGCCATCATCACCGGCGAGTTGGTTTCGCCGGCCCGCTGGTTCTGGGCGGTGATCGCGGCATTCGTGATCTTCGCCGGCACCAACTCCTGGGGCGAAACGCTGACCAAGGGCTGGCAGCGGCTGTTCGGCACCATGCTCGGCGTGCCCTGCGGCATGCTGGCGGCCACGCTGTTCGCCGGTGACAAGACCGCATCGCTGGCCGCGATCTTTGTCTGCCTGTTCTGTGCCTTCTATTTCATGCCGGTCACCTACAGCCTGATGACCTTCTGGATCACCACCACGCTGGCGCTGCTGTACGGCTTGATGGGCCAATTCTCGGTCGGCGTACTGATGTTGCGGATCGAAGAAACAGCGATCGGCGCGGTGATCGGAGTGACGGTGGCGATCCTGGTGCTGCCGACCAACACCAGAACCGCGATCCGCGACGACACTCGGGCCTTCCTGCAGGCATTGGACTCGCTGATCGAGATCTCCACCGCGACGATGTTCGGCGAGGACGAAGCCGTCAGCCCGACCGCGCAAGCCCGCGAGCTCGACCGAAACCTGCAGCAGTTCCGGATTACCGCCAAACCGCTGCTGGCCGGGGTGGCCGGTCTTGCCGGGCGCCGCAGCATTCGGCGTGGCCTGCGCATCTTCACCGCGTGCGACCGCTACGGGCGCAGCCTGGCCCGCAGCAGCGAGCGCTACCAGGACACCGTCGGATCCCAACAGCTCGCGTTCGAATTGGGTAGAGCCTTCACCGCCGCCGCCGATCAGACCCGGCACAACATCGACGCGCTGATCGCCCTCGTCGACGGGGCCACCGCGGTGACGGTCGACTCCACGACCGATGCGCTCGACGCCGCCGAGGCGCTGGCCCGCCACCAAGACGGCGAGGACGGGCCGCATCCCGACACCCGGCGATTCCTCACCGCGGTGCACGCGCTTCGCCAGATCGAACGCGCCATCATCACCGCCGCGACCAACCTCGGCGCGCACGACACCCCAAAACTGTCCGGCTCGACCACGAGCTGA
- the galT gene encoding galactose-1-phosphate uridylyltransferase → MTAPTRAKLADGRDLLFFALPGHSPEPVADRRPLPERNPDQSQLRFDRSTGQWVIIAALRQDRTYKPPADQCPLCPGPTGLTSEVPAPDYDVVVFENRFPSLSGVGRPLGAPGGDGFVCAPGHGRTEVICFSSDHTGSFAELSPAHARLVVDAWRHRTADMLATPGIEQVFCFENRGEEIGVTLSHPHGQIYGYPYLTPRTATMLEQAREHRKLHGDNLFATLLAHEVADGSRIVARTELFTAFVPFAARWPVEVHIYPNRFVRNLLALTDDELDAFARLYLDVLGRFDRMYSAPLPYISALHQYTDSDAQADGYCHVELMSIRRSATKLKYLAASESAMGAFIGDVLPESVAERLRELA, encoded by the coding sequence GTGACAGCGCCGACGCGGGCGAAACTGGCCGACGGCCGTGACCTGTTGTTCTTCGCATTGCCGGGACACTCGCCCGAACCGGTCGCCGATCGCAGACCCTTGCCGGAGCGCAACCCCGACCAGTCGCAGTTGCGGTTCGACCGCTCGACCGGCCAGTGGGTGATCATCGCCGCGCTGCGCCAAGACCGCACCTACAAGCCGCCCGCCGACCAGTGCCCCCTGTGTCCGGGACCCACCGGACTGACCAGCGAGGTGCCCGCGCCGGACTACGACGTCGTCGTCTTCGAGAACCGGTTCCCCAGCCTGTCCGGCGTCGGCCGGCCGTTGGGCGCACCCGGCGGCGACGGCTTCGTCTGCGCACCCGGCCACGGCCGCACCGAGGTGATCTGTTTTTCCAGTGACCACACCGGTTCGTTCGCGGAGCTGTCGCCCGCGCACGCTCGGCTGGTGGTCGACGCCTGGCGGCACCGCACCGCCGACATGTTGGCCACCCCGGGTATCGAGCAGGTCTTCTGCTTCGAAAACCGTGGCGAGGAAATCGGGGTCACGCTGAGCCATCCGCATGGGCAGATCTACGGCTACCCATACCTGACGCCGCGAACCGCCACCATGCTCGAGCAGGCGCGCGAACATCGAAAGCTGCACGGCGACAACCTCTTTGCTACCCTACTGGCGCATGAGGTCGCCGACGGCAGCCGCATCGTCGCGCGCACCGAGCTGTTCACGGCGTTCGTGCCGTTCGCGGCGCGCTGGCCGGTCGAGGTGCACATCTACCCGAACAGGTTTGTGCGCAACCTGCTCGCGTTGACCGACGACGAACTCGACGCGTTCGCACGGCTGTACCTCGACGTGCTGGGGCGGTTCGACCGGATGTATTCGGCGCCGCTGCCTTACATTTCGGCACTGCATCAGTACACCGACAGCGATGCACAGGCGGACGGCTACTGCCACGTCGAGCTGATGTCGATCAGGCGCAGCGCCACCAAGCTGAAGTACCTGGCGGCTTCCGAATCGGCGATGGGTGCGTTCATCGGCGACGTCCTGCCCGAAAGCGTGGCCGAGCGCTTGCGGGAACTCGCATGA
- a CDS encoding galactokinase: MTVRYAAPGRINLIGEHTDYNLGFALPIALPQRTVVTFAPDRGDAITVTSDRADAAVRIPLATAPGDLVGWASYVAGVMWALRQAGHPVPGGAMSITSDVQMGSGLSSSAALECAVLGALSTVADVRLDRKAQARLAQRAENEYVGAPTGLLDQLAALFGEPSSALLIDFRDVTVEAVAFDPDARGVALLLIDSRARHRHAGGEYAARRASCERAAAELAVSSLREVQDRGPTVLSGVSDPVDVRRARHVLTENRRVLDFVAALCDSDFTAAGRLMTDSHASMRDDFEITTEHLDLIADTAVRAGALGARMTGGGFGGCVIALVPTDQAQAVGEAVRRAVSEAGFEPPTITRTRAAAGARPG, from the coding sequence ATGACCGTGCGTTACGCGGCGCCCGGCCGGATCAACCTGATCGGGGAGCACACCGATTATAACCTCGGATTCGCGCTGCCGATCGCGCTCCCACAGCGCACGGTCGTGACCTTTGCCCCCGACCGCGGCGATGCGATCACCGTGACCAGCGACCGCGCGGACGCCGCGGTGCGCATTCCGCTGGCCACGGCTCCCGGCGATCTGGTCGGCTGGGCGAGTTATGTGGCCGGGGTGATGTGGGCGCTGCGCCAGGCCGGCCATCCGGTGCCGGGTGGGGCGATGTCGATCACCAGCGACGTGCAGATGGGGTCGGGCCTGTCGTCGTCGGCGGCCCTGGAGTGTGCGGTGCTGGGCGCGCTCAGCACCGTAGCCGACGTCCGCCTCGACAGAAAAGCCCAGGCGCGGCTGGCTCAGCGTGCCGAGAATGAATATGTCGGCGCCCCAACAGGTTTGCTCGATCAATTGGCTGCGCTGTTCGGAGAACCGTCGAGCGCGCTGCTGATCGACTTTCGCGATGTCACCGTCGAGGCGGTAGCCTTCGACCCCGACGCCCGCGGCGTCGCGCTGCTCCTGATCGACTCCCGGGCGCGGCATCGGCACGCCGGCGGCGAGTATGCGGCTCGGCGCGCGTCGTGCGAGCGGGCGGCCGCGGAGCTCGCGGTGTCGTCACTGCGCGAGGTTCAAGACCGGGGGCCCACGGTGCTGTCTGGGGTGAGCGATCCGGTCGACGTGCGCCGGGCTCGTCATGTGCTGACCGAAAATCGACGGGTTCTCGATTTCGTTGCCGCGCTGTGTGATTCGGACTTCACTGCGGCCGGACGGCTGATGACCGACTCACACGCGTCGATGCGCGACGATTTCGAAATCACCACCGAGCACCTCGATCTGATCGCTGACACCGCGGTGCGCGCGGGTGCCCTGGGCGCCCGGATGACCGGCGGTGGTTTCGGGGGTTGTGTGATCGCCCTGGTGCCAACCGATCAGGCGCAGGCGGTCGGTGAGGCGGTGCGACGGGCGGTGTCGGAAGCGGGGTTCGAGCCGCCGACGATCACCCGGACCCGTGCCGCTGCGGGTGCGCGACCCGGCTGA